A stretch of Spirosoma oryzicola DNA encodes these proteins:
- the gmk gene encoding guanylate kinase produces the protein MDGKLIIFSAPSGSGKTTIVKHLLAENTNLGFSISACTRDRRGRSEENGKDYYFLTPEVFKQKIDSNEFVEWEEVYTGAFYGTLKSEIERVWESGKHVLFDVDVQGGLKLKEYYGDKALAVFVQVPDEETLRQRLIGRGSETEESLSKRLFKVHFEMSFKDRFDVILVNDELETSLAKAQKLVDNFVQENSVPAKGTII, from the coding sequence TTGGACGGCAAACTCATTATTTTTTCGGCCCCTTCTGGTTCGGGCAAGACCACAATCGTCAAGCATTTGCTGGCCGAGAATACGAATCTCGGCTTTTCCATTTCCGCCTGCACCCGCGACCGTCGGGGACGAAGCGAAGAGAATGGCAAGGACTATTATTTTCTTACTCCCGAGGTGTTCAAACAAAAGATCGACAGTAACGAATTTGTGGAGTGGGAGGAAGTCTACACGGGCGCTTTTTACGGAACGTTAAAATCGGAGATCGAACGGGTATGGGAAAGCGGTAAGCACGTACTGTTTGATGTTGACGTTCAGGGTGGTCTTAAATTAAAAGAATATTACGGCGACAAAGCATTAGCCGTTTTTGTACAGGTCCCTGATGAAGAAACGCTACGGCAACGCCTGATCGGGCGGGGATCAGAAACCGAAGAAAGTTTATCGAAGCGGTTATTCAAAGTGCACTTCGAAATGAGCTTTAAAGATCGTTTCGATGTCATTCTGGTAAATGATGAACTGGAAACGTCGCTGGCAAAAGCGCAGAAACTCGTCGATAATTTTGTTCAAGAAAACAGCGTACCAGCCAAAGGAACCATTATTTAG
- the nadD gene encoding nicotinate (nicotinamide) nucleotide adenylyltransferase, whose amino-acid sequence MKIGLFFGSFNPIHIGHLIIANTMANMTDLEQVWFVVSPQNPFKKTKSLLHEFDRFDMVERAIADNSRLKATDIEFSMPKPSYTIDTLTRLSEKYPQHSFRLIMGEDNLEQFANWKNYDKILEYYGLYVYPRPRAVASPFVTHANVRLVESPLLDISATFIRESIRENRPIRYMVPEVVEEMITRKKFYL is encoded by the coding sequence ATGAAAATCGGCTTATTTTTCGGTTCGTTTAACCCGATTCACATTGGTCATCTGATCATTGCCAACACGATGGCGAATATGACTGATCTGGAACAGGTATGGTTTGTTGTTTCCCCGCAGAACCCATTCAAAAAAACGAAAAGCTTGCTGCATGAGTTTGACCGATTCGATATGGTCGAACGCGCCATTGCCGATAATAGCCGCCTGAAAGCTACAGATATTGAGTTTTCGATGCCCAAGCCGAGCTATACAATCGACACGTTGACGCGGCTGAGCGAAAAATACCCGCAGCATTCGTTCCGGCTGATCATGGGGGAAGATAACCTTGAGCAGTTTGCGAACTGGAAGAACTACGATAAGATTCTGGAGTACTACGGTTTGTACGTTTACCCAAGACCGCGTGCCGTTGCCAGTCCGTTTGTAACGCACGCTAATGTGCGCTTGGTCGAATCGCCGTTGCTGGATATATCCGCTACGTTTATCCGCGAAAGTATTCGCGAAAATCGTCCAATCCGCTACATGGTGCCCGAAGTGGTGGAGGAGATGATTACACGCAAGAAGTTTTACCTGTAA
- a CDS encoding M28 family peptidase, which yields MTRTITLSAVAFLMAFSSCKTKQNESDTTQTTEQTSTVTAPAFNADSAYTYIDQQVKFGPRVPNTPAHVQTGNYLAAKLKQFGCEVIEQNFVATTWDGKKLNARNIIGSINPKATKRIVLASHWDSRPHADQDSDKADQSKPVTAANDGASGVGVLLELARTIQQSQQKPTVGIDIIFFDAEDWGNGEKAANDFEKESGNQYDYIGFCLGSRYWSKNLHKPGYSAYYGILLDMVGAKGATFAKEGLSMQFAPTVVNKVWQTASQAGYSQYFVDTTGGQITDDHVAPNTIAKIPMIDIIHTNIGTGGFFPAWHTAEDNMSNIDRGTLKAVGQTLLQVLYNEQ from the coding sequence ATGACCAGAACCATCACCCTTTCCGCCGTAGCCTTTCTGATGGCTTTTAGCAGCTGCAAAACCAAACAGAACGAAAGCGATACCACTCAGACAACGGAACAAACGAGCACCGTTACGGCGCCTGCTTTCAACGCTGACTCTGCTTATACGTATATTGATCAACAGGTTAAATTCGGGCCACGCGTGCCGAACACACCGGCACACGTTCAAACGGGAAATTACCTGGCGGCCAAGCTAAAGCAGTTTGGCTGTGAGGTTATTGAGCAGAATTTTGTGGCTACGACCTGGGATGGCAAGAAGCTAAACGCCCGAAACATCATCGGCAGCATTAATCCCAAGGCGACTAAACGAATTGTGCTGGCATCTCACTGGGATTCGCGCCCCCATGCCGATCAGGACTCCGACAAAGCAGACCAATCGAAGCCCGTTACGGCCGCTAACGATGGGGCCAGCGGTGTTGGTGTTTTGTTAGAACTGGCTCGCACTATTCAACAGAGTCAGCAAAAGCCAACCGTTGGCATCGATATCATTTTCTTCGACGCCGAAGACTGGGGTAACGGCGAAAAAGCCGCGAACGATTTCGAGAAAGAAAGCGGCAATCAGTACGACTATATTGGTTTCTGCCTGGGCTCCCGTTACTGGTCTAAAAACCTGCATAAACCAGGCTACTCGGCGTATTACGGCATTCTACTGGATATGGTTGGCGCTAAAGGAGCCACGTTCGCCAAAGAAGGGCTGTCCATGCAATTTGCACCAACAGTTGTCAACAAAGTCTGGCAAACGGCCAGTCAGGCAGGCTACAGCCAGTATTTCGTTGATACCACTGGCGGACAAATCACTGACGACCATGTTGCTCCGAATACAATCGCGAAGATCCCAATGATCGATATTATTCATACGAACATTGGCACAGGTGGTTTCTTCCCAGCCTGGCACACTGCTGAGGATAACATGAGCAATATCGACCGGGGTACCCTCAAAGCCGTTGGGCAGACCTTGTTGCAGGTGCTTTACAACGAGCAATAA
- the cysS gene encoding cysteine--tRNA ligase: MQPLSLYNTLSRKKELFEPINAPYVGMYVCGPTVYNYVHLGNVRTFLTFDTLYRYLTFIGYKVRYVRNLTDVGHLVGDGDDGEDKIGRMAKLEKVEPMEIVQRFTNDFHTVMAQFNTISPSIEPTATGHMVEQIEAVQSLLEKGLAYESNGSVYFDIETYNQRGGNYGKLSGRILDDLLNETRELDGQSEKRNPLDFAIWKRAAPEHLMRWNSPWGAGFPGWHLECTCMSTKYLGKQFDIHGGGMDLKFPHHECEIAQGDGLTGHDPVRYWMHSNMLTVNGQKMSKSLGNSFLPAELFAGSHYLLEQPYSPMTVRFFMLQSHYRSTLDFSNEALKAAQKGYRRLANGLRVVKTLAYKADDAVSPSEDKQQDIRQAVQQFYEAMNDDLNTAVGIAQLFTLLKYINMIYLNQLQSATLGEEVFNLLKESFVSFMQDVLGLLEEGTDNQPVLEGLLALYREYKEQKQYDKVDQIRSYFKAQGLAIKDMKHQIDWAYEE; this comes from the coding sequence ATGCAACCGTTATCGTTATACAATACGCTTTCTCGTAAAAAAGAACTGTTCGAACCAATCAATGCGCCCTACGTGGGCATGTATGTCTGCGGTCCGACGGTTTATAACTACGTTCACTTAGGCAACGTCCGTACCTTCCTGACGTTTGATACCTTATACCGCTATCTGACATTTATCGGCTATAAAGTTCGCTACGTCCGTAACCTGACCGACGTTGGACACCTGGTCGGCGACGGCGACGATGGCGAAGACAAGATTGGTCGGATGGCTAAGCTGGAAAAAGTGGAGCCGATGGAGATTGTACAGCGGTTTACGAACGATTTCCACACCGTCATGGCGCAGTTCAATACCATTTCTCCCAGCATTGAGCCAACTGCTACCGGGCATATGGTCGAACAAATTGAAGCCGTACAAAGCTTGCTGGAAAAAGGACTGGCGTATGAATCAAACGGTTCGGTTTATTTCGATATAGAAACCTATAATCAGCGGGGGGGCAACTACGGTAAACTTTCGGGTCGTATCCTCGACGATCTGCTGAATGAAACGCGGGAACTCGACGGTCAATCCGAAAAACGAAATCCGCTCGACTTTGCCATCTGGAAACGAGCCGCACCCGAACACCTGATGCGCTGGAACTCGCCCTGGGGAGCCGGTTTTCCCGGTTGGCACCTGGAATGCACCTGCATGAGTACCAAGTACCTGGGCAAGCAGTTTGACATCCACGGGGGCGGTATGGACCTCAAATTTCCGCACCACGAATGCGAAATTGCGCAGGGCGATGGTTTGACCGGACATGACCCCGTTCGGTACTGGATGCATTCGAATATGTTGACGGTCAACGGCCAGAAAATGTCGAAATCGTTGGGCAACTCATTCCTGCCCGCCGAATTATTTGCGGGTAGCCATTACTTGCTTGAGCAGCCGTACAGCCCCATGACGGTACGGTTTTTTATGCTGCAATCGCATTACCGCAGCACGCTGGACTTCTCCAACGAAGCGCTCAAAGCGGCTCAGAAAGGATACCGGCGGCTGGCTAACGGTTTGCGCGTTGTGAAAACGCTGGCCTACAAAGCAGATGACGCTGTTTCGCCGAGCGAAGACAAACAGCAGGATATTCGGCAGGCAGTACAGCAGTTTTACGAAGCAATGAATGATGATCTCAACACGGCAGTTGGTATTGCTCAGCTGTTTACGTTGTTGAAATACATCAATATGATTTACCTGAACCAGCTTCAGTCGGCTACGCTGGGCGAAGAGGTATTTAATCTACTGAAAGAGTCGTTTGTCTCGTTTATGCAGGACGTACTGGGCCTATTGGAAGAAGGAACCGATAACCAGCCGGTACTGGAGGGATTACTTGCCTTGTACCGCGAATACAAAGAGCAAAAGCAGTACGATAAAGTGGATCAGATTCGTTCGTATTTCAAAGCGCAGGGACTGGCCATCAAAGACATGAAGCATCAGATCGACTGGGCCTACGAAGAATAA
- a CDS encoding PfkB family carbohydrate kinase — protein MSLLTVGSVAFDALETPFGKTDKIIGGAATYITLSASYFTKANNLVAVVGDDFPQSMIDILLQHGIDTEGLQIRQGEKTFFWSGKYHNDMNTRDTLETQLNVMEHFDPIIPDAYQNCQYLMLGNTAPAIQQMVIERLHNRPKLIVLDTMNLWIDIANADLMGLIKLVDVLVVNDEEARQLTKEYSLVKAAAKIQTMGPKTVIIKKGEHGALLFSEGRVFFAPALPLEEVFDPTGAGDTFAGGFIGYLSKTDDISFDNMKRGIIYGSAMASFCVEKFGAERIMNLTQEEIEERVNEFVKLSAFGLN, from the coding sequence ATGAGCTTACTTACCGTTGGTTCCGTAGCGTTTGACGCCCTGGAAACCCCATTTGGCAAAACCGACAAAATCATCGGCGGTGCCGCTACGTACATCACGCTGTCTGCTTCGTACTTCACGAAAGCAAATAATCTGGTTGCCGTGGTGGGTGACGATTTCCCGCAGTCGATGATCGACATTCTGCTTCAGCACGGAATCGACACCGAAGGATTGCAAATCCGCCAGGGTGAAAAAACCTTTTTCTGGTCGGGAAAATATCACAACGATATGAACACCCGCGATACGCTGGAAACGCAGCTGAACGTGATGGAGCATTTCGATCCGATCATTCCTGATGCGTATCAGAATTGCCAGTACCTGATGCTCGGTAATACAGCACCGGCTATCCAGCAGATGGTCATCGAGCGGCTGCACAACCGTCCCAAGCTAATTGTACTCGACACGATGAATCTTTGGATTGACATAGCCAATGCTGATCTGATGGGTCTAATCAAGCTCGTAGACGTGTTGGTTGTCAACGACGAAGAAGCCCGGCAACTGACGAAGGAGTACTCGTTAGTGAAGGCAGCGGCCAAAATTCAAACGATGGGACCGAAGACGGTTATCATCAAAAAAGGCGAGCATGGGGCTTTACTGTTTAGTGAAGGCCGCGTTTTCTTTGCGCCCGCCTTACCGCTCGAAGAGGTATTCGATCCGACCGGCGCAGGCGACACGTTTGCGGGTGGCTTCATCGGCTATCTGAGCAAAACTGACGACATCTCGTTCGACAACATGAAGCGGGGCATCATTTACGGTTCTGCTATGGCATCATTCTGCGTAGAGAAATTTGGTGCCGAACGGATTATGAACCTAACGCAGGAAGAAATTGAGGAGCGGGTCAATGAGTTCGTCAAATTGTCGGCTTTTGGACTAAATTAA
- a CDS encoding glycosyltransferase: MAIIYFAYLFFLSYLALSVLYLAVFAIAGRLGRADDNYLPGRAQVLKKIGVLIPAYKEDAVIVDSVKANLAQDYPASRFDLIVIADSFQPHTLATLATLPIKVIEVSFEVSTVAKAINAALAQIPDHEYDILVVSDADNHMAADFLSRINAAFGQGWKAVQGHRVAKNTDTSVAVLDAISEEINNHIFRKGSRALGLASSIIGSGMAFDPVLMKSCMANLHTMGGYDKELEMNIVLSGHKIGYLEDAFVYDEKVAQQAVFENQRTRWIAAQWQFLKFYFRRGITELLNGRMSSAFKVIQALVLPRVILLGVLALCSLIGLLIPDPTLRSLPIASLLGLIASLILSVPNYLWKRVTMREVMLIPVLMLRFARAIFNMRKAFKSFMHTPHTSAPDKSTDTVRIP; encoded by the coding sequence ATGGCTATCATTTACTTCGCGTATCTATTCTTTTTAAGCTATTTAGCACTTAGTGTATTATATCTGGCTGTGTTTGCCATAGCTGGTCGTCTTGGCCGGGCCGATGACAACTACTTACCTGGCCGGGCGCAGGTTCTCAAAAAAATAGGTGTCCTGATTCCCGCCTACAAGGAGGACGCTGTTATCGTAGATTCCGTTAAAGCTAACCTCGCTCAGGACTATCCTGCCAGCCGTTTCGATCTGATTGTTATCGCCGATTCGTTCCAGCCGCATACGCTGGCGACACTCGCTACACTACCAATTAAAGTAATCGAGGTATCGTTTGAGGTATCCACGGTCGCCAAGGCCATCAACGCGGCTCTTGCGCAGATACCCGATCACGAATACGATATCCTAGTCGTATCGGATGCTGACAACCACATGGCGGCTGATTTTCTGAGTCGCATCAATGCTGCGTTTGGGCAGGGATGGAAAGCCGTTCAGGGGCACCGGGTCGCGAAAAACACCGATACCAGTGTAGCTGTACTGGATGCCATTAGTGAAGAGATCAACAACCATATTTTCCGGAAAGGTAGCCGCGCATTAGGTCTGGCATCGTCAATTATTGGATCAGGAATGGCTTTTGACCCTGTTCTGATGAAAAGCTGCATGGCCAACCTGCACACGATGGGAGGGTATGACAAAGAACTGGAAATGAACATCGTACTGAGCGGTCATAAAATCGGTTATCTGGAAGATGCCTTCGTTTACGACGAAAAAGTAGCGCAGCAGGCCGTCTTCGAAAATCAGCGTACCCGGTGGATTGCGGCTCAGTGGCAATTCCTTAAATTTTATTTCAGACGTGGCATAACCGAGCTGTTGAACGGGCGCATGTCCAGTGCCTTCAAAGTTATTCAGGCGTTGGTCTTACCCAGAGTGATACTTCTTGGCGTACTGGCTTTGTGCTCCTTGATTGGCTTACTAATACCTGATCCTACCCTGCGTAGCCTTCCAATTGCTTCGCTGCTGGGTCTAATTGCTAGCCTTATCCTTTCTGTCCCCAATTATCTATGGAAGCGCGTCACCATGCGGGAGGTTATGCTTATTCCGGTGCTGATGTTGCGCTTTGCCCGTGCTATCTTCAATATGCGAAAAGCCTTTAAAAGCTTTATGCACACTCCTCACACGAGCGCCCCTGACAAATCAACTGATACTGTAAGAATACCCTGA
- a CDS encoding TolC family protein: protein MKFSLSRLFITVSYSVSLTLLIALTSAVCLGQKASGRRLMMFGQSTGLANDTVYLDIDQDIAVQLLPFDEMVKIAIANSPLIKYQNEVANSLNSSYQSSKVQILQNLGGYANYSGGNQSIISSGTAIINRDPIGQIANGYRVGVDLRMSLYDLFGRKHQLRQAYSNYRAAVIQKETIEQQIKRELITLYQDMSTTQQILKLRLVDEQASLAAYRIAEIEIQKGKITAELLASATSRYIETKTISEQVKGEFLKNVHIFETLMGVPIQRLKRN from the coding sequence ATGAAATTTTCTTTATCCAGGCTATTCATCACCGTATCCTACTCTGTTAGCCTGACTTTATTAATTGCGCTTACATCGGCCGTTTGTTTAGGCCAAAAAGCGAGTGGTAGAAGGTTGATGATGTTTGGACAGTCAACCGGATTGGCTAACGACACTGTTTATCTGGATATTGATCAGGATATCGCCGTTCAACTGCTTCCTTTCGATGAGATGGTGAAAATAGCCATTGCCAACTCTCCGTTGATCAAGTACCAGAACGAAGTTGCGAACTCACTGAATTCGTCGTACCAATCGTCTAAAGTGCAAATACTCCAGAATCTGGGTGGGTATGCCAACTACTCCGGAGGGAATCAATCCATCATCTCATCGGGTACGGCGATAATAAACCGGGACCCTATTGGACAAATTGCGAATGGTTACCGGGTAGGGGTTGATCTGCGGATGTCACTTTATGACCTGTTTGGGCGTAAACACCAGCTCCGGCAGGCGTATTCGAATTACCGGGCGGCTGTTATTCAGAAAGAAACCATTGAGCAGCAGATAAAGCGGGAGCTGATCACACTGTATCAGGATATGAGTACGACGCAGCAGATTCTTAAGCTAAGACTCGTTGATGAGCAGGCTTCGCTGGCAGCCTACCGGATTGCCGAAATAGAAATTCAAAAAGGAAAAATAACGGCTGAACTGCTGGCAAGTGCCACGAGTCGCTACATAGAGACGAAGACCATATCGGAGCAGGTCAAAGGCGAATTTTTGAAGAACGTTCACATTTTCGAAACATTGATGGGGGTCCCCATTCAACGGTTGAAGCGTAATTAA
- a CDS encoding GumC family protein encodes MTVEVFLRLLKQHVLWFILIPCVTAGTAYFVTRNEPKVYKSQATLYTGLVSRYSLLSDKQSGFVDRSSSAIDNILTTLNSKETLLQIGVNLLTDHLRLQQPDTLVLSEPGFLELRQSIPPSWQNMLLMNSDSVSMHRYIDSLARTPSDNPIKSLLIKSDSHYSIQQIGEKLKASARRNTNDVLTMEYEANDPAVAQQTLVYAIKALNLRYANLKTSETNSVVNYYEDKLQKAKETLDRAEANLRAFNTGHKVLNYEEEASNVATSREELIKEYNDELMRKDAAKAALDALNRRMGQQGTMNAANADLNEKQKKLTNAENKLSNARAYGQPKHIITRLQEEVAKASDELKASAQKYDAATNASDAIPAQTMASDRLAKSLEYEESVARLQVYKKRMNEYQAKTNEYTPLGSQLRQLQRDLSVAEKEYLDLLQQVEQSQTRRQDIAIGGTLEIMDAPDYPLAPQVSKRMQLIAIGAGVGIFIALLLTALRFWLDNRIHSPEQAESLVGMPVTALFPHVKKPNVFSKATLATRNMLEQLFNAVNIEIAQATDKPFPPIITLFSIGSKQGKTWVANGLNQLYSEADQQVAYCYPRVTGKEQKERVNGITFFPYTIRPDFMNVTGIDYLVDYSHGFDATQFDRIVLELPPLINNQIPVYLLKNSVLSLLVVDANSAWARAEKQLLSLYVRVTNQPILMVLNRVEDNYLDVPNRADIRQPTSGAERSLLSQRNIS; translated from the coding sequence ATGACAGTCGAGGTATTTTTACGGCTTCTAAAACAGCATGTACTCTGGTTTATCCTTATTCCCTGTGTAACGGCGGGAACGGCTTATTTCGTTACGCGGAATGAACCGAAGGTGTATAAATCGCAGGCAACGCTCTACACGGGCCTTGTTTCTCGGTATTCATTGCTGTCGGATAAACAGTCGGGCTTTGTTGATCGGTCGTCCAGCGCGATTGATAACATCCTGACTACGCTCAATTCGAAAGAAACGCTGTTACAGATCGGTGTGAACCTGCTCACCGACCATTTACGGCTTCAGCAACCTGACACGCTAGTGCTTTCTGAGCCTGGCTTTCTGGAACTTCGCCAGTCTATTCCGCCGAGCTGGCAGAACATGTTGCTGATGAACAGCGATTCTGTCAGCATGCATCGCTATATCGACAGCCTGGCCAGAACACCATCGGACAACCCGATCAAGTCGTTACTGATCAAATCGGATTCTCATTATTCCATCCAGCAGATCGGCGAGAAGCTGAAAGCGTCGGCCCGTAGAAATACGAACGACGTATTGACGATGGAGTACGAGGCCAACGATCCAGCGGTAGCCCAGCAAACGCTTGTGTACGCTATCAAAGCGCTCAACCTACGATACGCCAATCTGAAGACCTCGGAAACTAATTCCGTCGTCAATTATTACGAGGATAAGTTACAGAAAGCCAAAGAAACCCTTGATCGGGCGGAAGCTAACCTACGCGCGTTCAACACCGGACATAAGGTATTGAACTATGAAGAAGAGGCTAGTAACGTCGCTACTTCGCGGGAGGAGCTTATCAAAGAGTACAACGACGAGTTAATGCGCAAAGACGCGGCTAAAGCGGCTCTCGATGCGCTCAACCGTCGAATGGGTCAGCAGGGAACGATGAATGCTGCCAATGCCGATCTAAACGAAAAACAGAAAAAACTGACCAACGCTGAAAATAAGCTATCGAATGCCCGTGCTTACGGTCAGCCTAAGCATATAATTACACGATTGCAGGAAGAAGTTGCCAAAGCATCCGACGAACTGAAAGCCAGTGCTCAGAAGTACGACGCGGCCACCAACGCATCGGACGCCATTCCGGCGCAGACGATGGCGAGCGACCGATTGGCAAAATCATTGGAGTACGAAGAGTCAGTTGCTCGTTTGCAGGTTTACAAAAAACGGATGAACGAGTATCAGGCAAAGACCAATGAGTACACGCCTTTAGGCTCGCAGCTTCGCCAGTTACAGCGTGATCTGAGCGTTGCCGAAAAAGAGTACCTCGATCTGTTGCAGCAGGTAGAGCAATCCCAAACCCGCCGTCAGGACATTGCCATCGGCGGAACGCTGGAAATCATGGATGCTCCTGATTACCCGCTGGCTCCGCAGGTGTCCAAACGCATGCAGCTGATTGCCATTGGAGCGGGGGTTGGTATTTTTATCGCTTTGCTCCTGACAGCTCTGCGTTTCTGGCTCGACAACCGGATTCATTCACCCGAGCAGGCCGAGTCGCTGGTCGGTATGCCTGTAACGGCTTTGTTTCCCCACGTCAAGAAACCAAACGTTTTTTCCAAAGCGACGCTGGCTACCCGCAACATGCTGGAACAGCTTTTCAACGCGGTGAACATCGAAATTGCGCAGGCTACGGACAAACCATTCCCACCCATCATTACCCTTTTCAGTATCGGGTCGAAGCAGGGAAAAACCTGGGTAGCCAATGGGCTGAATCAATTGTACTCGGAAGCCGATCAGCAGGTAGCTTACTGCTACCCGCGCGTCACCGGAAAAGAGCAGAAGGAGCGCGTAAACGGCATTACGTTTTTCCCGTATACGATTCGCCCCGATTTTATGAACGTTACGGGCATCGACTACCTGGTTGACTACAGCCACGGCTTCGATGCTACTCAGTTTGATCGGATCGTCCTTGAATTGCCGCCATTAATCAATAATCAGATACCCGTTTACCTGCTTAAGAATAGCGTCTTATCGTTACTGGTTGTTGATGCGAATAGTGCCTGGGCACGCGCAGAGAAACAGTTGCTAAGCCTGTACGTTCGGGTGACAAACCAACCTATTCTGATGGTGCTAAACCGGGTAGAGGATAATTACCTTGACGTTCCCAACCGAGCTGATATCAGACAGCCTACTTCCGGTGCAGAACGGTCATTACTGTCTCAGCGTAATATTTCGTAG